In the genome of Rhodoferax sp. BAB1, one region contains:
- a CDS encoding porin: MKKTLIAVAALAATSAFAQVTITGTMDATYRMTSNDQADGTSYDSSVLDNDGLATTGFTLSGMEDLGGGLKAVFLYEHNFEMTDTGGGAAAVTSTTVTGTAAVSGFQANGQMFVGLEGAFGSIKLGAPNTPSLTIQGARGAGFGTKDGGRANSAGFGTSLTRFDSSIVYGSPNFSGFSFGLMYVPENETAGATTGATSTGAQSDLGLFYANGPLAGGVSVYSTDLNKTAGANSGTEISQSNYYVAYNFGFAKFTLGGHDHETKNAAGTTTVEQTGWNVAADVPLSPALTLTANIQMVDDKLASNQDKDSLAVGLQYAMSKRTTTYVRYVNVSTDNVAAGATVNDATTFLVGLRHNF; the protein is encoded by the coding sequence ATGAAAAAGACCCTGATTGCCGTGGCCGCCCTGGCTGCCACCAGCGCTTTCGCCCAAGTCACCATCACCGGTACGATGGATGCCACCTATCGCATGACCAGCAATGACCAGGCCGATGGAACCTCCTACGACTCCAGCGTGCTCGACAACGACGGTCTTGCCACGACCGGTTTCACCCTGAGCGGTATGGAAGACCTGGGCGGCGGCCTGAAGGCTGTGTTCCTGTACGAGCACAACTTTGAAATGACCGACACCGGCGGCGGCGCTGCTGCTGTCACCAGCACCACTGTGACCGGTACCGCTGCTGTGAGCGGCTTCCAAGCCAACGGCCAGATGTTCGTCGGCCTGGAAGGCGCCTTCGGCTCCATCAAGCTTGGCGCTCCCAACACCCCCTCGCTGACGATTCAGGGTGCCCGTGGCGCCGGTTTCGGCACCAAGGACGGCGGCCGCGCCAACAGCGCCGGTTTCGGTACTTCCCTGACCCGTTTCGACAGCTCCATCGTCTACGGTTCGCCCAACTTCTCCGGCTTCAGCTTCGGCCTGATGTACGTGCCTGAGAACGAGACCGCTGGTGCCACTACTGGTGCGACGAGCACGGGTGCTCAGTCCGACCTCGGCCTGTTCTATGCCAACGGCCCGCTGGCTGGTGGCGTGTCTGTGTACAGCACGGACCTGAACAAGACCGCTGGTGCGAACTCCGGCACCGAGATCAGCCAGTCCAACTACTACGTGGCCTACAACTTCGGCTTCGCCAAGTTCACCCTGGGTGGTCACGACCACGAGACGAAGAACGCTGCTGGCACGACCACCGTCGAGCAAACCGGCTGGAACGTCGCTGCCGACGTGCCGCTGTCGCCCGCCCTGACCCTGACCGCCAACATCCAGATGGTGGATGACAAGCTGGCCAGCAACCAGGACAAGGACAGCCTGGCTGTCGGCCTGCAGTACGCCATGAGCAAGCGCACCACGACCTACGTCCGTTATGTGAACGTGTCGACCGACAACGTCGCCGCTGGCGCCACCGTCAACGACGCTACCACCTTCCTGGTGGGCCTGCGCCACAACTTCTGA
- a CDS encoding type II toxin-antitoxin system Phd/YefM family antitoxin encodes MQTLLADLAISMSQFKKNPAAVLRQAAGQPVAVLNHNKVDFYLLEPALLATLLDEIGRLQAAASPAMQPPPPGTRRQQLEALLSQAKAAGR; translated from the coding sequence ATGCAAACCCTGCTCGCGGACCTGGCCATCAGCATGTCCCAGTTCAAGAAGAACCCGGCGGCCGTGCTGCGCCAGGCGGCTGGCCAGCCGGTGGCCGTGCTCAACCACAACAAGGTCGACTTCTATCTGCTGGAGCCTGCGCTTTTGGCGACCCTGCTGGACGAAATCGGTCGGCTGCAAGCCGCCGCCTCGCCGGCCATGCAGCCGCCCCCACCGGGCACGCGCCGGCAACAACTGGAGGCCTTGTTGAGCCAGGCCAAAGCCGCCGGGCGCTGA